GGCGACGGTCACGCTTGGTGGGGCGGCCCGTACCCGGGTCGCGGCGGCCGAGTCCCGCGAGGGGGTCGCGGGTCGGCGGCGGAGGGCTGCGGTCGATCAGGCACGCAGCGGCCAGTTCGGCGCCGACGCGGGTGCCGGGCAGCCGGGCCACCTCGACGACCCGCTCGCGGCCCCCGAGCCGAGCCCGGACCGTGTCGCCGACCTTGACCGGCGCGGCTGGCTTGGCCCGAGCCCCGTTGATCTGCACGTGCCCGGCCCGGCAGGCCTGCGCG
This sequence is a window from Actinomycetes bacterium. Protein-coding genes within it:
- a CDS encoding RNA-binding S4 domain-containing protein, with amino-acid sequence MDGTRIDRWLWAVRLVKTRTLAAQACRAGHVQINGARAKPAAPVKVGDTVRARLGGRERVVEVARLPGTRVGAELAAACLIDRSPPPPTRDPLAGLGRRDPGTGRPTKRDRRQLDQARGRRA